The nucleotide sequence ATGCATTGTTCATTTTGGCGTGCATCATCCCAAATTTGAGGAAGCGGAATCCTTCTCAGCAAACTCCAATTGAGTTAGTGTCCTGACCACTTCTACACGATTGGCTGGCGAGAGAGCCTGGCAGAGACCAATAACTGCATCCAGAGCCACTTCCGGACATTCCTGAAGGCAGATATTCAGAGATTTAGGACGGAGGACAAATAGGGAAGATGGGATGAAGTTACTTACCTCTAAAGCTTTTTGGATTTGAGAAATAATCGCATCTTTCTTCACGGACTTAATATTTCTGGACATTGTGGAATCCTCAGCACGTTGACGTTCGAGCCACTCAACCACATCCTCATTCCTATCCCAGAGATATGCCTCAGTAGCTCCCAAATCCTCAACAAACCACCTTCTCAGCATTGATTGAGCCTGACCAACTGACAGACTCTCCTGCGCATCGAGGATCTTCTTTACAAACTGATCCTCAAGCAGAAGTCTCCTCAAACGCCAGTACAGATATTTTCTGGACCCCCTCCAGGGTACAACTTCACTGATACATCCcttttccagcatcctctcagGCGTATCGTGCAGATCGGCAAAGTGAACGGCAACTGTATGATAAACATGCATCAAGGAACTCATGCGATCCTTAATCTTCACCTCCAACTCTTGGACTTTCTCCTTGCTATCTCCTAAACTTGCAATCTGCTTCCGGAGCTGAAAATCACCCGAGAAATCCAGttaaaaaaccagtgataagcctagatcagcttatagaggtgtgattccttcgttgcaaattcggattgtggcaaactcgaacgatatttatacataaataatgcaaatttcgtttaaattttatgtaacttattatcgctattaataaggaaaattggatgagaaatgcataaaagcgtctgaaaatctttaaagtcgattatctcggaaactatgagagatagaggcctcaaattagcgcctcgcgaaaatccgcgaaaaattacgcgacccgcgaaaatccgcggaaaATTTATACcctgcgaaaattcgcgaaaaaaatcgcgaaaaattcgcgaaaaattacgtgacccgcgaaaatccgcgaaaaaatacgcgacccgcgagaatccgcgaaaaatttcgcgcccggcaaaaatccgcgaaaaaccGCGGAAATTTACGCGACCtgcgaagatccgcgaaaaaattcacgccttgcgaaaattcgcgaaaaattacgcgacccgcgaaaaaatacgcgacccgcgaaaatccgcgaaaaattttacGCCCCGTGAAAATGCGCGAAAAtttacgcgacccgcgaaaatccgcgaaaaaatacgcgacccgcgagaatccgcgaaaaatacacgccctgcgaaaatccgcgaaaaatagacgccccgcgaaaaattacacgccccgcgaaaaattacacgccccgcgaaaattttacgccccgtgaaaatccgcggaaaattcacgcgacccgcgaaaatccgcgtaaAAAATTCATACCttgcgaaaattcgcgaaaaattacgctatcgacgaaaatctgcgaaaaattacACGCCCCGCGAAAGTTCGCGAAAAAATCGCGCCCGgcgaaaatcctcgaaaaaattCACGCcgcgcgaaaatccgcgaaaaaatacacgccccgcgaaaatacTCGAGAAAATTCGCgcctcgcgaagatccgcgaaatTGTATATGCCACCTTTCAAATCTTTGGATATAGACTCACCATGTTGAGAGGgggagagagagaaagggagagtgagagagtgctatatatatggggaaagcttgtccgacgccgctTTTCCCGCTtttttttcccgcctgacgctaatagcaaatttccctatagccgatcggccgcaaagtttcacagtaacggaaaaatccatggaatttaTCTCATATTTTTCCGCGTGAGTTTCCggggaaataaacgctaatattccgcttggcattctgcggagttatcagctttttttcacgtggatttccttgaaaaaaatccCGAAGTAATCGCTTCTCGGCCTAACGGCTAAGATCAAAGTGTAGTAAATCCCGAAGTATTTTCTTGCAGTTATCTGAAAgaattccctggaaattgaaacttccattgaatattccgagtatattttctgatatctttccggccaagactccatggaagtaagcgcgaaaattctgcaattatttttcgccctaacgctataattcttgcgagctagacatactcaaatgaacgatatggtagcaatattttcaattcaaaagtagaataattgagtattcgtctgatagatgaacactctccaagttctaagctgccaattggcactaatcgtccatatttgtggatatttttttctggaaattctctatgaaagttccacgaaatttttaatcaatttttggaattatttcgaagaaaaatatatttaaaaaatcaactgaaaaagtcgtggaattccgtaatattaaaccacggaagtctctaaggccgttgcatggaaatttccacagagaatttcgtggaaataaagaggatttttccaaatttttaaagggctgaaaGCCGATTATACTGcgaataatccataggaaaagacgtggaaatattcgtcagagaaaagtccatggaaactcgcgaacatttcttattagacggtcctatacagagttccgcaaacgtccatggaacgctaggaagaaatttagcgtcaaattccatctcggaagcttagCCGgttttttagcggtaaaatccagaGAATTCCAcacggatttttagcggtaaaatcagcggacatggcagaagaggccgctggaaatccagtggaatcgctgcggccgttggctatagggtttcttaaaattgaaatctgaggtccaatttttgaaattctcactcgcacccgcgagctcttttgTGGCCGAGaaaaattgactcgcacaccccggaaattcttgagtacgtgcaacgaatactttatgttataaagaagtcgttacagaaggatttgaatctacggggtgtgcgagtggatttctctcggccactaaagagctcgcgggtgcgagtgagagtttcaaaaattggccctctgaattgaaaagtgaaatatctcgagaaccgttCGAAGAatgtcttagttttttttttaaaattggtctaaattttctgggctacaagataaacataaaaaattcaaaatcgcataCTTAggtttcgagataaactacaaaacgtgatttttaaccggtttagaaccggtttttcaaaaaactaatagcacagaatcgtcgtacgcgcgcgtagatatatttaaaaaaaaaaatatgaagatatctctatccaaaccagagatattgcgtactacggacggccggacggcagccggacccgaaattaccggcttatgattttcggcatcagggatgttcaaaacatatataccctgtgaatttcagctcgatcggagcactttgagaaaatccgaggattacaataggtgtgattagaaggaatcacacctaatcgCTTCCTGAAAAAGATAACCGCAAAACTTACGTCAAGAATCACAGGATCAACTCTCTGAATGGTTTTTATGATATCCTTATCCCTGAATTTGACTTCAACGATGCCCTCGGGCTCAAGAACCCCTCCACGAGATTCAGGATCGGCATAGCATTCGATGTAGCGTGGATTGATGGTGGGATCCAAGACAGCCCAGGCTCCACCTCTCAATTCGGCATTTGGTGGCAAGTAAACCAGCACAGGTTGAGTATATTCCCTCAAACCATCCACAATGTACGCTCCAAACTTTACAATTTGCTCGTACATATCCTTCATGCCCCCTGAGAATCCTCTCCAATTGGCAAAGATGATCAATGGCAATTCTTCCCGACCAAAGTCCTTTATTGCTTGTGCCGTCTTGTACGATGAATCTGGATACCAAACTTGTCCAGCTTGCTGGAGAGTTTTCGCCTCAGAATCCATATTGGCAGGATCTGCGGGCATTGTCACTTCAACTGTCCTTGTTTCAACAGCAATCACCCCCACGGGCACTCCACCGAGTCTCGCTCGACCCGTCACTACGGTCTGAGCCCAAGGTTCCATGATCTCAGACCAGGAATCTTTGTCAAAGAATCCACATTCCCACTCACCCGGATTGCTGGGATTGGGACGACCAGCGAGAAGCCAGCGCGGATCATATGGGACTTTGGTAGGGAAGAATCCCACATCCCGATCAACGGGATCACTGGGTACTGTCATGGGCAATTCGCAGCCTTTGTAGGCGGGAATGTATGAGAGCCAATGGAGTACTCGATAAACTCCATCGAGGTCCACAGCTTCAGTTTTGTGCGAAACCCCATTGTTGTACATAATCTGAACTCCACCAAGTTGATTATTCGAAGCATACACCATCCTACCCAGCAACTTATTGAGAGCAGCATATCCCGTAAGGATAATGTGAGAATTATCAATCTGAATAACTCTCTGACCCAAACGCAGGAGATACGATCCAATACCAATGGCACGGCAAGATACCATTGATATCGTCACAATCTCCTCATAAGCCCTGGATGTCTCTCCAGCAATCATACCGGCATATCTCAAATTTTCAACACCAATGGCATCCTCCTTCCCAATAATATCAGTTATTTTGTACCTAGGCTCACCCTCATCCTCAATCAGGATAGCCCTAACTGAGTTCTGACTGGTTAGCTTACTGTAATCCTCTGTTGTCAGATAGAGATACTTAAAACCTCTATCTGGCTCATCTGGATCTTCCCAGGCAATCTTAAACAGAGCTTTAACTTCTTCAGCTAGACCAATTCGGGCTCCACTGTTGCATGATATGTAAATCTGTTGGAAAAGCAAGATTAACAACATGAAAAATCTTTCTAGTCTAGAAAGTCTAGTAGAaagaaatttttctcttttccatcAACAGCACCATCTGCCTTCAAACTTAATGCAAATTGACAGGTCAAACAAGTTGCGTGAAAAGTGAAACGTTTAGAGCTTATTCACTTCCTTTGAGCCTGAAACAACTTTGAAATTGAAGAACCACCCATTTTAGACGAGGTCAGAACATTTCACTTGTACCTACTTCGCTTGTGTATTTACGCATTGGTCATTGCTAGTGTATTTCAACCATTATCAAAGTCATCGTGAGGTCACAGGACTAATTTTGTGTCGTCAAGAAACAGGGGTTTTGGAGTGGTCCGCGGTATAGTATCCACTAAAAACCTCCCGTTAGAACACCGCTAGATCATGCATATACTACAAGGCTTCTCAGATGTTTACCGACGCGAACGATTTTAACATCGGTCGCTGAACGATAGCGGTGAAAGAGATTTTTGCCAAACTGGCCATGGCAGCAGAGGAGATGGGACTCACGATTAACTAAGGAAAAACGAACAACCTAGATACCGGCGGAACATTATCACGGAAGGATGGAACTTTGAGATGGTCAAACATGTTACGGTCAACAAAGATCAAAATATACAGAACAATCCGGAACCAGTCATaatatatcgacggctccattccatactatgctaagtcgacttagcctttgagagatatgttgttcctgagaccgagatcttcaactggtgaaaatttggtgttCATCCGACgtccgggtaacgagatattccattTCTTCGAGAAAAACATTACACATACaacataggaaatcgccaacttcaaatggctctcctggaatgttgtcattctgagatagcatagtatggaatggaagcgtCGACATGGTCTGAAAACACCACCGTTTACCCGCACAGAGGAGAGAAAGCTGCTGATCTTTGAGAGACGGGTCCTATAACAAATCTACGGGCCTTTCCATGGGGAAACTAAAGGGGAATTCCGAACAAGGATGAACCATGAACTGGAGGACCTTTATGGAGAGGCCGACATTATGACCTCTATTCGGACTAGAAGATTTAGCTGTTTCGGTCACATTTGCCGTATGCCAGAGGAGATCATGCCCAAAAAACTGTATGAGCGAAATCCGGAGGGGACAAGGAGCAGTTGGCGACCCCGGACGACATGGAAAAACGTAGTGGACGATGTCTTCAAAACCCTGTTACCACCAGGGTcacaatatttaaatattttggatCCTACCACCGAAAAGCTGGAGCTTGACTACAGGATGGCAAAAAAACTTTCTGGCAAACAGTCTGAAGACTCCAAGGAAAGAAGAGCAATTCCATCCAAGGAGTAACATCCAAGGAAGGGAATCTTCTGACTAAAGAGGAAGAGGTTTTAAGTCGCTGAAAAGAGTACTTCTCAGAATTGCTCAATCCTCAGCAAGGCACTGATAGTAAACGCACGAGTACCCACGAGTAAAGGCAGGGAGGAAAAGTCCTTCAGAGAGTGAAGTCCTATATGCGATTAATAAATTGAAGGATGGAAAAGCTGcaggaattgacgaaatacgtacagaaatgctaaaactcatgggtatagTGGGTGTTAATTGGCTCACGCATATCATTAAGGTGGCTTGGCAAAGTGGGAGAGCACCAAAGGACTGGCAAGTTGGGGTCATTGTACCCATATTCAAGAAGGGAAAAAAGAAAGATCTCAACTTACCCTAGGAATCTTTCGCTTTCTCGCCAACACTGATGCCTCGTTGAACAGCAGATCTTCCTTTACTCCAAATGACCCAACAAAATATGTCAAGTCATTGGCGATGAGGATCATCTCTCTACCTTTAGGATATTCAGGTGTACAGATGACCATACGCCAGGCAACCATACCACACTGTAAAATCGACGGATTAGAATTCTTTGCATAATCATAGAACCTCAACAGAAAACTCACTTCATTTTCTCCTGGAAGTCTCTGAACTTCCTCAAGAACATCCCCATTTAGAACCAACTCTACACAATCCAAAAGAACCTTCTCCGGAATGTGCAAGTCAACACTAGGGCGTGCCTTGAGGTACTCCTTCCAGAGACGCTCAGCCATTTGTCTGAACATATCGGGAATGTCATAGACATACGTCGTACCATTAGATTGAGCCTGGAAACGCTTCTGCTGGAGGAAATCTTTGGTCAAGTAGGGCGTTGAAATAGCTAAACCATGTAGGGGACCTTGCTTAGGACCGGTGCTCTGGAACTTGATCTACAGAATGGGTAAATGTCAACTCCGAATACAATCCTAAATCCTCAATTTGAACTTACCACTCCGGTTTCGGCATCTGTAACTTCAATGTATAAACTGAGATCCAGGAAATATCCAGAATCATTGGCAATGCATAAACGAAGGGCAGTGGTTGGTGATTGTGGCGTTTGCCGAATAACCATTTTCAGTTCAGCCTGGAGAACTCGTAACTTCCACAATCTCGGTCCGTATCTCATCACCATCTTCGTCACAGACTCCTCAATCTTCGATGGATCCATGATAACAGTAGGCACGAAATTGAGGAAGATATGATTGCAATCCGTTCGCTTTGCTTGCGGATGCGAAAATGCTACTTCAAGTTCGTCCATTGCCTCTAAGAGAACCCGTTCTCCTTCATTTTGAAGATATTCAAATGATGCCTCCTTAGTTATCAAATCCGAATGTCTGATGATAGATCGAATGAAGAAACGGTAGTCGGTGACTTCCTGGCCCTTGGCAACCTTAGCCCGACCGAGGTAGAGGTGCATTTTTTGATTGGCAGTAGGTAGAGCTTCCAAGTCGTATGTTCGCATCCTATTGAGCTCCAGTTGGAAGGCACAGGCTGGTTCCAAATGGCGATAGATACGATCTTCTTTGAAGAAGTCCCTAGCTCTGTAGGTGAAGAATTTAGGAAACTGACGCTTCTTCAAAGCTGCAAAAGTAATCCTACGCACTCGGCGTGACAACAACTCTTCCCGATGGAGTGTCATGAAGCCCCCAAACATTTCTGACATCTGCAGGTCATCCATATCTCCAAGTCCCTTGACAGCAACACTTAAAATGTGAATAGGTTCCATAGATTGGTTGGAATCCATATCACTGCCAATACGGGTAACTGGATCTGATATAGAAACATTGATGGAGGTACTATGTCGACCATCTGACACCGAGTCAGCTGCTTCAACTGCATCCAAAACTTTTGTGCTGACAAAAGCTGGTGAGGCAAAGTCCTCAAGGAGATCTAGGATCTCATCGGAGTACTCTTGAAAATGTTCAAAGGAGTCAAAGGCTGCCATACATCCTGTCCTTATGGGAACTTCGAGTTCACCGTTGTCGTGTGGAACACGATTGGGATGGGATGTCGGCAGAAGGAACTGGAAGTGAACTAGGGGTACCTCCCCAGACAGTTCTAGGTGCTGCAGGCAAGTCAACTCATAAGAGGTGTAGGCACGTCGGACGTAGACTTCTAAGGCAGCATTGCAGACAGCTCGGTTTGAGTGATAGAAGAAATCATGGAGAATATCAAAAATGGAAGTCTCTGAGAGGATGAGACGCTGGAGATTCTCAGGATGGAAATCATGTCCATACATATCGACAGCCGACAGGAAGATTGACTCCATCTGATTGTGCCGTAGCTCATAAGCAGGCTGATGGGCAGCAATGAGAACTTGACGAGCCCTCAGAGCCACCCTGGAATGTTCTGCTCGATTGAGTGATGTTAGTTCACTTAGTGTCGCTGCGAGTTCATCAGTAAGGCCAGGTTCATTAGCCCACAGATGATCAATAAGCAATGTGACCAGGAGATTCTTCTTTGCAACCTGACTATGGGAGAATATGGTACTGACAACCTGAGTCATATCATCCTTATGCCTTTCCCTAACTCCAGCAACGCATTTATCGTAGTGTCCATGTTGAAACTGAGACTCTACGGCATAGTATTGCCTGAGAAGTTCATGAACAGCTGCCTTCATCCTACCCCTTATCCCATTTCGATATCTCTGTACAAGTTGTACAATTCCTTGGGTTGTCAGGAAGAAAACATCCCGATCTGCACGTTTTTGCAGAGTTGCTGCATGCGTATCGATAACACTGGCAATTTGCTGAGAAGGAAACTGAGCCAGAACACTCGTAATATTCCTCTCATAGAGCGTCATCAGTTTCCTGATCTTCTTCTCAACGACAATGGGAATCCTTCCGGAAATAGACGCTATAACTTCCTGAAGTTCAAGCAATGGAAGTGATGGATCCCTGAG is from Phlebotomus papatasi isolate M1 chromosome 1, Ppap_2.1, whole genome shotgun sequence and encodes:
- the LOC129798950 gene encoding acetyl-CoA carboxylase isoform X1, with product MLGILMLGLLAIVALVFRKLFLKAAEGSTVRTPAPVVDSNGEEEGALSGAAKSDETEIPVIRKVKFSHENFIIENKSDIDSVNGDCVPAMETDANTGDRPSFTVGEEAAENGQEATEDRDDFNQNLVTNGIRMSHDLAEKRKRLRPSMSHGTGLGQDRYQERDFVLATPEEFVKKFGGNRVINKVLIANNGIAAVKCMRSIRRWSYEMFKNERAVKFVVMVTPEDLKANAEYIKMADLYVPVTGGSNNNNYANVELILDIAVRTQVQAVWAGWGHASENPKLPELLHKKGLVFLGPPERAMWALGDKVASSIVAQTADIPTLPWSGSELKAQYSGKKIKISSELFGRGCVTSPDQGLQAAAKIGFPVMIKASEGGGGKGIRRVDTPDEFPALFRQVQAEVPGSPIFVMKLARGARHLEVQLLADQYGNAISLFGRDCSIQRRHQKIIEEAPAIVAQPEVFEDMEKAAVRLAKMVGYVSAGTVEYLYDPEGQYFFLELNPRLQVEHPCTEMVADVNLPACQLQIGMGIPLYRIKDIRLLYGESPWGASVIDFENPSKKPRPWGHVIAARITSENPDEGFKPSSGTVQELNFRSSKNVWGYFSVAASGGLHEFADSQFGHCFSWGENRQQARENLVIALKELSIRGDFRTTVEYLITLLETNRFLDNTIDTAWLDALIAERVQAEKPDILLGVICGALHIADRQITDAFTTFQTALEKGQIQAANTLTNVVDVELISESIRYKVQAAKSGPNTYFLVMNGSFKEVEIHRLSDGGMLLSLEGASYTTYMKEEVDRYRIVIGNQTCVFEKENDPSLLRSPSAGKLINLLVEDGAHVNKGQPYAEIEVMKMVMTLTSQEAGTVSFVRRPGAVLDAGSLLGHLELDDPSLVTKAQPFRSPFPHVENANIPEKLNRVHSGYKSILENSLAGYCLPDPYNAPRLREIIEKFMQSLRDPSLPLLELQEVIASISGRIPIVVEKKIRKLMTLYERNITSVLAQFPSQQIASVIDTHAATLQKRADRDVFFLTTQGIVQLVQRYRNGIRGRMKAAVHELLRQYYAVESQFQHGHYDKCVAGVRERHKDDMTQVVSTIFSHSQVAKKNLLVTLLIDHLWANEPGLTDELAATLSELTSLNRAEHSRVALRARQVLIAAHQPAYELRHNQMESIFLSAVDMYGHDFHPENLQRLILSETSIFDILHDFFYHSNRAVCNAALEVYVRRAYTSYELTCLQHLELSGEVPLVHFQFLLPTSHPNRVPHDNGELEVPIRTGCMAAFDSFEHFQEYSDEILDLLEDFASPAFVSTKVLDAVEAADSVSDGRHSTSINVSISDPVTRIGSDMDSNQSMEPIHILSVAVKGLGDMDDLQMSEMFGGFMTLHREELLSRRVRRITFAALKKRQFPKFFTYRARDFFKEDRIYRHLEPACAFQLELNRMRTYDLEALPTANQKMHLYLGRAKVAKGQEVTDYRFFIRSIIRHSDLITKEASFEYLQNEGERVLLEAMDELEVAFSHPQAKRTDCNHIFLNFVPTVIMDPSKIEESVTKMVMRYGPRLWKLRVLQAELKMVIRQTPQSPTTALRLCIANDSGYFLDLSLYIEVTDAETGVIKFQSTGPKQGPLHGLAISTPYLTKDFLQQKRFQAQSNGTTYVYDIPDMFRQMAERLWKEYLKARPSVDLHIPEKVLLDCVELVLNGDVLEEVQRLPGENECGMVAWRMVICTPEYPKGREMILIANDLTYFVGSFGVKEDLLFNEASVLARKRKIPRIYISCNSGARIGLAEEVKALFKIAWEDPDEPDRGFKYLYLTTEDYSKLTSQNSVRAILIEDEGEPRYKITDIIGKEDAIGVENLRYAGMIAGETSRAYEEIVTISMVSCRAIGIGSYLLRLGQRVIQIDNSHIILTGYAALNKLLGRMVYASNNQLGGVQIMYNNGVSHKTEAVDLDGVYRVLHWLSYIPAYKGCELPMTVPSDPVDRDVGFFPTKVPYDPRWLLAGRPNPSNPGEWECGFFDKDSWSEIMEPWAQTVVTGRARLGGVPVGVIAVETRTVEVTMPADPANMDSEAKTLQQAGQVWYPDSSYKTAQAIKDFGREELPLIIFANWRGFSGGMKDMYEQIVKFGAYIVDGLREYTQPVLVYLPPNAELRGGAWAVLDPTINPRYIECYADPESRGGVLEPEGIVEVKFRDKDIIKTIQRVDPVILDLRKQIASLGDSKEKVQELEVKIKDRMSSLMHVYHTVAVHFADLHDTPERMLEKGCISEVVPWRGSRKYLYWRLRRLLLEDQFVKKILDAQESLSVGQAQSMLRRWFVEDLGATEAYLWDRNEDVVEWLERQRAEDSTMSRNIKSVKKDAIISQIQKALEECPEVALDAVIGLCQALSPANRVEVVRTLTQLEFAEKDSASSNLG
- the LOC129798950 gene encoding acetyl-CoA carboxylase isoform X3, whose amino-acid sequence is MVFGCIWPIIARKIMLKRRASKRFVLAESGEPSTWDTTTDNVEVAMPIGIDIKIGGGSESEDPPIKVEDPAPPIDSQLLKVNSLNTGIKPSMSHGTGLGQDRYQERDFVLATPEEFVKKFGGNRVINKVLIANNGIAAVKCMRSIRRWSYEMFKNERAVKFVVMVTPEDLKANAEYIKMADLYVPVTGGSNNNNYANVELILDIAVRTQVQAVWAGWGHASENPKLPELLHKKGLVFLGPPERAMWALGDKVASSIVAQTADIPTLPWSGSELKAQYSGKKIKISSELFGRGCVTSPDQGLQAAAKIGFPVMIKASEGGGGKGIRRVDTPDEFPALFRQVQAEVPGSPIFVMKLARGARHLEVQLLADQYGNAISLFGRDCSIQRRHQKIIEEAPAIVAQPEVFEDMEKAAVRLAKMVGYVSAGTVEYLYDPEGQYFFLELNPRLQVEHPCTEMVADVNLPACQLQIGMGIPLYRIKDIRLLYGESPWGASVIDFENPSKKPRPWGHVIAARITSENPDEGFKPSSGTVQELNFRSSKNVWGYFSVAASGGLHEFADSQFGHCFSWGENRQQARENLVIALKELSIRGDFRTTVEYLITLLETNRFLDNTIDTAWLDALIAERVQAEKPDILLGVICGALHIADRQITDAFTTFQTALEKGQIQAANTLTNVVDVELISESIRYKVQAAKSGPNTYFLVMNGSFKEVEIHRLSDGGMLLSLEGASYTTYMKEEVDRYRIVIGNQTCVFEKENDPSLLRSPSAGKLINLLVEDGAHVNKGQPYAEIEVMKMVMTLTSQEAGTVSFVRRPGAVLDAGSLLGHLELDDPSLVTKAQPFRSPFPHVENANIPEKLNRVHSGYKSILENSLAGYCLPDPYNAPRLREIIEKFMQSLRDPSLPLLELQEVIASISGRIPIVVEKKIRKLMTLYERNITSVLAQFPSQQIASVIDTHAATLQKRADRDVFFLTTQGIVQLVQRYRNGIRGRMKAAVHELLRQYYAVESQFQHGHYDKCVAGVRERHKDDMTQVVSTIFSHSQVAKKNLLVTLLIDHLWANEPGLTDELAATLSELTSLNRAEHSRVALRARQVLIAAHQPAYELRHNQMESIFLSAVDMYGHDFHPENLQRLILSETSIFDILHDFFYHSNRAVCNAALEVYVRRAYTSYELTCLQHLELSGEVPLVHFQFLLPTSHPNRVPHDNGELEVPIRTGCMAAFDSFEHFQEYSDEILDLLEDFASPAFVSTKVLDAVEAADSVSDGRHSTSINVSISDPVTRIGSDMDSNQSMEPIHILSVAVKGLGDMDDLQMSEMFGGFMTLHREELLSRRVRRITFAALKKRQFPKFFTYRARDFFKEDRIYRHLEPACAFQLELNRMRTYDLEALPTANQKMHLYLGRAKVAKGQEVTDYRFFIRSIIRHSDLITKEASFEYLQNEGERVLLEAMDELEVAFSHPQAKRTDCNHIFLNFVPTVIMDPSKIEESVTKMVMRYGPRLWKLRVLQAELKMVIRQTPQSPTTALRLCIANDSGYFLDLSLYIEVTDAETGVIKFQSTGPKQGPLHGLAISTPYLTKDFLQQKRFQAQSNGTTYVYDIPDMFRQMAERLWKEYLKARPSVDLHIPEKVLLDCVELVLNGDVLEEVQRLPGENECGMVAWRMVICTPEYPKGREMILIANDLTYFVGSFGVKEDLLFNEASVLARKRKIPRIYISCNSGARIGLAEEVKALFKIAWEDPDEPDRGFKYLYLTTEDYSKLTSQNSVRAILIEDEGEPRYKITDIIGKEDAIGVENLRYAGMIAGETSRAYEEIVTISMVSCRAIGIGSYLLRLGQRVIQIDNSHIILTGYAALNKLLGRMVYASNNQLGGVQIMYNNGVSHKTEAVDLDGVYRVLHWLSYIPAYKGCELPMTVPSDPVDRDVGFFPTKVPYDPRWLLAGRPNPSNPGEWECGFFDKDSWSEIMEPWAQTVVTGRARLGGVPVGVIAVETRTVEVTMPADPANMDSEAKTLQQAGQVWYPDSSYKTAQAIKDFGREELPLIIFANWRGFSGGMKDMYEQIVKFGAYIVDGLREYTQPVLVYLPPNAELRGGAWAVLDPTINPRYIECYADPESRGGVLEPEGIVEVKFRDKDIIKTIQRVDPVILDLRKQIASLGDSKEKVQELEVKIKDRMSSLMHVYHTVAVHFADLHDTPERMLEKGCISEVVPWRGSRKYLYWRLRRLLLEDQFVKKILDAQESLSVGQAQSMLRRWFVEDLGATEAYLWDRNEDVVEWLERQRAEDSTMSRNIKSVKKDAIISQIQKALEECPEVALDAVIGLCQALSPANRVEVVRTLTQLEFAEKDSASSNLG